A genomic stretch from Candidatus Rokuibacteriota bacterium includes:
- the nadD gene encoding nicotinate (nicotinamide) nucleotide adenylyltransferase — MPRIGVLGGSFNPIHVGHLLLADELRETLALDEVRFVPARCPPHKSEEGLAPAQHRYAMTELAIRGNPHFAISDVEVSRPGPSYTVDTLETFRRDAGAATTFFLLLGSETFLDLLSWKDPQRIAALARLVVVPRTGSVFDPDALPAQKVLQELGQEGWIRVSAGRPRPEAARGVLLVSAVSLPISASELRRRAREGRSLRYRVPDAVADYIHAHRLYREDG; from the coding sequence GTGCCGCGCATCGGGGTTCTGGGGGGGTCGTTCAACCCGATTCACGTCGGGCACCTGCTCCTTGCGGACGAGCTCCGGGAAACCCTGGCGCTCGACGAGGTGCGCTTCGTGCCCGCCCGCTGCCCGCCCCACAAGTCGGAGGAGGGGCTCGCCCCGGCCCAGCACCGGTACGCGATGACGGAGCTGGCCATCCGGGGGAACCCGCACTTTGCCATCTCGGACGTGGAGGTGAGCCGCCCCGGCCCCTCTTACACCGTGGACACCCTCGAGACCTTTCGGCGCGACGCCGGCGCGGCCACGACGTTCTTCCTGCTCCTCGGCTCCGAGACGTTTCTGGACCTTCTCTCGTGGAAAGATCCCCAGCGGATCGCCGCCCTCGCCCGGCTGGTCGTGGTGCCGCGGACGGGGTCGGTCTTCGACCCCGATGCGCTCCCGGCGCAGAAGGTCCTCCAGGAGCTCGGCCAGGAGGGCTGGATCCGCGTGTCGGCCGGTCGCCCGCGACCCGAGGCGGCCCGCGGGGTCCTTCTGGTTTCGGCGGTTTCGCTCCCGATCTCGGCCTCGGAGCTTCGCCGCCGCGCGCGGGAGGGGCGGTCGCTGCGCTACCGCGTTCCCGACGCCGTGGCCGACTACATTCACGCCCACCGGCTCTACCGGGAGGACGGGTGA
- the rsfS gene encoding ribosome silencing factor, giving the protein MTPSPSAEDKVRLCARAALEKKAEGVVVLDLQGISAVADFFLLASAQSTTQIKTIVEAIEQALEPRGVRVRHTEGVPESGWLLLDYGDVVVHVFLEETRTFYALERLWGDAPVLSVEG; this is encoded by the coding sequence GTGACGCCCTCGCCTTCGGCTGAGGACAAGGTTCGGCTGTGCGCTCGCGCGGCCCTCGAGAAGAAGGCGGAGGGTGTGGTGGTGTTGGATCTGCAGGGGATCTCCGCGGTCGCGGATTTCTTCCTGTTGGCCAGCGCGCAGTCGACCACTCAAATCAAGACCATCGTGGAGGCCATCGAGCAGGCACTGGAGCCCCGGGGGGTGCGCGTCCGCCACACCGAAGGGGTCCCGGAGAGCGGCTGGCTCCTCTTGGACTACGGGGACGTGGTCGTCCACGTCTTCCTGGAGGAGACGCGGACCTTCTACGCGCTCGAGCGCCTCTGGGGGGACGCTCCCGTCCTCTCGGTGGAAGGGTGA
- a CDS encoding TraR/DksA family transcriptional regulator, translating to MRKDRLAYFKKKLVEKQRQLVEEVGKSALYGKGQEDDSIKDLGDQATTAYTREFLFELGNGDRRLLKEVTTALRKIEEGSFGACERCGEPIAEKRLEVLPFARYCIGCQRAVEEEERMAAS from the coding sequence ATGAGGAAAGATCGCCTAGCCTACTTCAAAAAGAAGCTGGTCGAGAAACAGCGGCAGCTGGTCGAAGAGGTCGGGAAGAGCGCCCTCTACGGGAAGGGCCAGGAGGACGACTCGATCAAGGACCTGGGCGACCAGGCCACGACCGCCTACACACGCGAGTTCCTTTTCGAGCTCGGCAACGGCGACCGCCGGCTGCTCAAGGAAGTGACCACCGCGCTCCGGAAAATCGAGGAGGGCTCCTTCGGCGCGTGTGAGCGTTGCGGCGAGCCGATCGCCGAGAAGCGACTGGAGGTCCTGCCCTTCGCACGCTACTGCATCGGCTGCCAGCGGGCGGTCGAGGAAGAGGAGCGGATGGCCGCCAGCTAG